From the Carya illinoinensis cultivar Pawnee chromosome 4, C.illinoinensisPawnee_v1, whole genome shotgun sequence genome, one window contains:
- the LOC122307625 gene encoding cyclic dof factor 2-like, producing MSEAKDPAIKLFGKTIPVPEIPINGSIDSSGAPAPSSGPVVDDNIDQDHCSTNSSPEANTDRDGEQRAAEKDVLGEKPSENKQEGPGPPVSSEELTNPDVTSGISENSKTPPVEKNSATLKPSKSEEERSESSNSQEKTLKKPDKILPCPRCNSMDTKFCYYNNYNVNQPRHFCKNCQRYWTAGGTMRNVPVGAGRRKNKNSASHYRHINVSEALQNAQTDLPNGVHHPSLRPDGTVLTFGSDAPLCESMASVLNLADKTMRNCKQNGFHRPEELRIPVSYGGGDNGDDPSNGASVSTSNSTDEPGKTGLQEQAMRICQGFPPQIPCFPGAPWPYPWNSAQWSSPIPPPAFCPPGFPMPFYPAAAYWGCTVPGTWSMPWLPQPTSPTPNSGPNSPTLGKHSRDENVLKSSNSGEGEPLKENNTERCLWIPKTLRIDDPGEAAKSSIWATLGIKNDKADSISGGGLFKAFQSKTDKKNNIAEASPVLQANPAALSRSLNFHESS from the exons ATGTCGGAAGCAAAAGACCCTGCGATCAAGCTCTTCGGGAAGACGATCCCGGTGCCTGAGATCCCAATCAACGGTTCCATAGACTCTTCCGGAGCTCCAGCTCCGTCGTCGGGTCCTGTGGTTGACGATAATATCGATCAGGACCACTGTTCGACCAACTCTTCGCCGGAGGCCAATACGGACAGAGATGGAGAACAGCGAGCCGCTGAGAAG GACGTATTGGGAGAAAAACCATCTGAGAATAAGCAGGAAGGCCCTGGCCCTCCTGTATCTTCAGAAGAATTAACAAATCCAGATGTAACCTCAGGAATAAGTGAGAACTCTAAAACACCCCCTGTTGAGAAGAATAGTGCTACCTTAAAACCTTCAAAGAGTGAAGAAGAACGTAGCGAGTCTAGTAATTCACAAGAAAAAACCCTGAAGAAGCCTGACAAGATCCTTCCATGCCCCCGCTGCAATAGCATGGACACCAAGTTCTGTTACTACAATAATTACAATGTCAACCAACCTCGGCACTTCTGCAAGAACTGCCAGAGATACTGGACAGCTGGTGGGACAATGAGGAATGTTCCTGTGGGAGCAGGTCGTCGCAAGAACAAGAATTCTGCTTCTCACTACCGCCACATAAATGTCTCTGAAGCTCTCCAGAATGCTCAAACTGATCTTCCAAATGGAGTCCACCATCCATCATTGAGACCTGACGGTACTGTCCTCACATTTGGCTCAGACGCACCCCTTTGTGAATCAATGGCTTCTGTGTTGAACCTTGCTGATAAAACAATGAGGAACTGCaaacaaaatgggtttcatAGACCTGAAGAGCTAAGGATTCCGGTTTCTTATGGTGGTGGAGACAATGGAGACGATCCTTCAAATGGAGCTTCGGTCTCAACTTCAAATTCAACTGATGAGCCAGGCAAAACTGGATTGCAGGAGCAAGCAATGAGGATTTGTCAGGGGTTCCCACCTCAAATTCCTTGCTTTCCTGGTGCTCCTTGGCCTTATCCATGGAACTCAGCTCAGTGGAGTTCCCCAATACCACCACCTGCTTTCTGCCCTCCAGGCTTTCCTATGCCATTCTATCCTGCTGCAGCTTATTGGGGGTGTACTGTACCAGGCACTTGGAGCATGCCATGGCTTCCTCAGCCAACATCTCCAACCCCAAACTCTGGTCCAAACTCTCCAACCTTGGGGAAACACTCGAGAGATGAGAATGTTcttaaatcaagcaactctggGGAGGGGGAACCGCTAAAAGAAAACAACACCGAGAGATGCCTTTGGATTCCAAAGACATTGAGGATTGATGACCCAGGAGAAGCTGCAAAAAGCTCTATATGGGCGACACTGGGAATTAAGAATGATAAGGCTGATTCGATTAGTGGAGGAGGACTCTTTAAGGCATTCCAATCAAAGACtgacaaaaagaataacatAGCCGAAGCCTCACCAGTCTTACAAGCCAATCCGGCAGCATTATCCAGGTCACTCAACTTCCACGAGAGCTCGTGA
- the LOC122307332 gene encoding granule-bound starch synthase 2, chloroplastic/amyloplastic-like codes for MASIGPLPFTFEAKDRSVLLHSANNPWPRFSFFEYWPRKPLDSVGNTAISSGCWKAAGEDNVGLSLSCDRPVRGCSRGRQRRLLRPKATANGFMEGKDKDNEVGDTLQDTIEKSKQLLAMQKGLLQQIADRRKLVSSIKSSVINQEDDEVSYEGRGNASVNLDLVSASNSTVDDHGSSIPSGNHAPSTVDEVAETLPSYIGSSFDEVKNEYGKLALIGKASSEEDNSKQSEDTNSKAVWSEGLPSFLSSSSESSSILDENRQNKTILTEVDGEANDPVIEDVKPPPLAGANVMNVVLVAAECAPWSKTGGLGDVAGALPKALARRGHRVMVVAPRYGNYAEPQDTGVRKVYKVDGQDVEVSYFQAYIDGVDFVFIESHMFQHMEHNIYGGTRVDILKRMVLFCKAAIEVPWYVPCGGVCYGDGNLVFIANDWHTALLPVYLKAYYRDNGLMKYTRSILVIHNIAHQGRGPADDFAHVDLPEHYLEHFKLYDPVGGEHFNIFAAGLKAADRVVTVSHGYAWELKTSEGGWGLHGIINESDWKLRGIVNGIDMKDWSPQFDVYLTSDGYTNYSLETLKTGKPQCKAALQKELGLPIREDVPVIGFIGRLDHQKGVDLIAEAIPWMMGQDVQLIMLGTGRPDLEQMLRQFESQHHDKIRGWVGFSVKTAHRITAGSDILLMPSRFEPCGLNQLYAMSYGTVPVVHAVGGLRDTVHPFDPFNESGLGWTFDSADAHKLIHALGNCLVTYREYKQSWEGLQRRGMMQDLSWDNAAQNYEEVLVAAKYQW; via the exons ATGGCATCTATTGGGCCTCTTCCTTTCACCTTTGAAGCAAAAGATAGATCTGTGCTTCTTCACAGTGCAAATAATCCTTGGCCCAGGTTCTCGTTCTTTGAGTATTGGCCGAGAAAGCCGCTTGATTCTGTTGGAAATACCGCTATATCATCTGGGTGTTGGAAAGCTGCGGGAGAAGATAATGTTGGTTTATCATTAAGCTGTGATAGACCGGTACGTGGATGCAGCAGAGGACGACAACGGAGACTTTTGCGACCCAAGGCGACGGCTAATGGATTTATGGAAGGTAAGGATAAAGACAATGAAGTAGGGGATACGCTTCAGGATACCATTGAAAAGAGCAAGCAGCTTCTTGCTATGCAAAAGGGCCTACTTCAACAG ATTGCTGATAGAAGGAAACTGGTTTCTTCCATAAAAAGTAGTGTTATAAATCAAGAGGATGACGAGGTTTCTTATGAAGGGAGGGGTAATGCTTCTGTGAATCTGGATCTTGTTTCTGCCAGTAACAGTACTGTTGACGACCATGGTAGCAGTATTCCTTCCGGCAACCATGCCCCTTCGACTGTAGATGAGGTCGCAGAAACTCTACCTTCTTATATTGGTAGTAGTTTTGATGAAGTTAAGAATGAATATGGAAAACTGGCACTTATTGGAAAAGCTTCGTCTGAGGAAGACAATAGTAAACAATCGGAAGACACTAATTCAAAAGCAGTTTGGTCAGAGGGTCTGCCTTCCTTTCTTTCAAGTTCGTCTGAAAGTTCCTCTATACTAGATGAAAACCgtcaaaataaaacaattttaacGGAGGTGGATGGTGAGGCAAATGATCCTGTGATTGAAGATGTCAAACCCCCCCCTTTGGCTGGGGCCAATGTGATGAACGTTGTGTTGGTAGCAGCAGAATGTGCTCCATGGTCTAAAACAG GTGGGCTTGGAGATGTTGCTGGGGCTTTACCAAAGGCTTTGGCACGGCGTGGACATCGGGTTATG GTAGTAGCGCCTCGGTATGGTAATTATGCTGAACCACAAGATACAGGGGTTCGAAAGGTGTATAAGGTAGATGGGCAG GATGTGGAAGTAAGTTACTTCCAAGCCTATATTGACGGTGTGGACTTTGTTTTCATTGAGAGTCATATGTTTCAGCATATGGAGCACAATATATATGGAGGAACTCGAGTG GATATTTTGAAACGCATGGTATTATTTTGTAAGGCAGCTATTGAG GTTCCTTGGTATGTTCCATGCGGTGGTGTCTGCTATGGAGATGGAAATTTGGTTTTCATCGCAAATGATTGGCATACAGCATTATTGCCTGTGTATCTGAAGGCATACTATCGCGACAATGGTCTAATGAAATATACAAGGTCCATCCTTGTAATTCATAACATAGCTCACCAG GGTCGGGGCCCTGCTGATGACTTTGCCCATGTCGATCTGCCAGAACACTACCTTGAACATTTTAAACTGTATGATCCTGTAGGAGGTGAGCACTTCAATATCTTTGCAGCTGGTTTAAAGGCAGCGGATCGTGTGGTTACAGTTAGCCACGGATATGCTTGGGAGCTCAAAACTTCTGAAGGCGGTTGGGGTTTGCATGGGATCATAAATGAGAGTGACTGGAAATTGAGGGGTATTGTGAATGGGATCGATATGAAAGACTGGAGCCCTCAATTTGATGTTTACCTGACATCGGATGGTTACACCAACTACTCCCTTGAAACGCTTAAAACCGGCAAACCTCAGTGCAAGGCAGCCTTACAGAAGGAGCTTGGTCTTCCAATCCGGGAGGATGTCCCAGTGATTGGTTTCATTGGGAGACTGGATCACCAGAAAGGAGTTGATCTAATAGCCGAGGCAATCCCCTGGATGATGGGTCAGGACGTGCAATTAATCATGTTGGGCACTGGCAGACCTGACCTGGAGCAGATGCTCAGGCAGTTTGAGAGCCAACACCATGACAAAATCAGAGGCTGGGTTGGTTTTTCTGTCAAGACAGCTCATCGTATAACTGCTGGTTCGGACATTTTGCTTATGCCATCAAGATTTGAGCCGTGCGGACTGAACCAACTGTATGCTATGAGCTATGGGACAGTTCCAGTTGTGCATGCTGTAGGTGGACTGAGAGATACTGTGCATCCATTCGATCCATTCAACGAGTCAGGGCTTGGGTGGACATTCGATAGTGCTGACGCACATAAGTTAATACATGCCTTGGGGAACTGCTTAGTGACGTACCGAGAGTATAAGCAGAGTTGGGAAGGACTCCAGAGACGAGGGATGATGCAAGACCTGAGTTGGGACAATGCTGCTCAGAACTACGAGGAGGTCCTCGTTGCTGCCAAATACCAATGGTAA
- the LOC122307242 gene encoding uncharacterized protein At5g19025-like produces MVYFHCSISVCNSVDQPTAMADAKSRLSNSLSRNRKALHWASSSKTPVCDRSRSVVIYIVILIAVIGACGFLLFPYIRFVAVELVGIVGDIVSFVKEEVSTAPLLYGSIGLSVCCTALAVWIVVIFTSRKCGNPNCKGLRKKAEFDIQLETEECVKSSSNLVKDGGVKKGLFELPRDHHRELEAELKKMAPPNGRAVLVFRGRCGCSVGRLEVPGPKKHRKNKR; encoded by the coding sequence ATGGTCTATTTCCATTGTTCAATCTCGGTCTGCAACTCCGTTGACCAACCCACAGCCATGGCTGACGCGAAATCAAGGCTAAGTAATTCTTTATCGAGGAATAGAAAGGCTCTCCATTGGGCGAGTTCTTCGAAAACTCCAGTTTGTGATCGATCTCGATCGGtggtaatatatatagtaatccTTATAGCGGTTATTGGCGCTTGCGGGTTTTTGCTGTTCCCTTATATCAGGTTTGTGGCCGTCGAGCTTGTCGGAATTGTTGGAgatattgtttcttttgttaaagAGGAAGTTTCTACTGCTCCGTTGTTATATGGTTCTATAGGACTTAGCGTTTGTTGTACTGCACTGGCTGTCTGGATAGTTGTGATATTTACTAGCCGGAAGTGTGGGAATCCGAATTGCAAGGGACTGAGGAAGAAGGCAGAGTTCGATATTCAGTTGGAGACAGAGGAGTGTGTGAAGAGCTCGTCTAATTTGGTTAAAGATGGAGGAGTGAAGAAGGGTCTATTTGAATTGCCACGCGACCACCACCGGGAATTGGAGGCAGAGCTCAAGAAGATGGCACCGCCTAATGGAAGAGCAGTTCTTGTTTTCCGAGGGAGGTGTGGGTGTTCTGTTGGTAGATTGGAAGTTCCGGGGCCGAAGAAGCATCGGAAGAACAAAAGGTAG
- the LOC122307241 gene encoding defective in cullin neddylation protein AAR3-like gives MQLHISLEFITENPIVCDSAYDYTETEREREIETLGPSDSSPLPSKISIYRSHRQPLLAGISNHLAHPMDSSGSNHFDIIEIYRRYCDIRSRCIYVSGREGYKEDDESLMSNISRDAMTQLLKLVESRVDTGISIFDELVILISRLVLMVDFSEFSRFYDFVFFMCRENGQKSITVSKAVTAWRLVLAGRFRLLNQWCDFVEKNQRHNISEDTWQQVLAFSRCVHENLEGYDPEGAWPVLIDDFVEHMYRVSGTNDNANFFCNCGDLEFQSSELDDPLPGLKDFPGLKRKLPEDLQQDEMEPSTTRHPHSIDLDPILSFKRIRLTCHQPANWVDNPPGNNTTDDCMEIVRHNSPLCCSKSPCAVEGCLSKGFAGLFSTRGYLRLNRERRVS, from the exons ATGCAACTACATATAAGTTTAGAGTTTATAACCGAAAATCCCATAGTCTGCGACTCTGCGTATGATTATACTGAgacagagagggagagggagatagAGACTCTAGGTCCAAGCGATTCTTCTCCACTTCCCTCTAAGATTTCGATTTACCGATCCCACCGACAACCCTTGCTCGCAGGAATTTCCAACCACTTGGCCCATCCCATGGATTCCTCCGGGTCGAATCACTTCGACATCATCGAGATTTACCGACGGTACTGCG ATATTAGATCACGGTGTATATATGTTAGTGGGAGAGAGGGCTACAAAGAAGATGATGAATCGCTGATGTCTAACATTTCAAGGGATGCAATGACACAGCTCTTAAAATTAGTGGAGTCAAGGGTTGATACGGG GATTTCAATTTTTGATGAACTTGTCATACTCATTTCACGGCTAGTCTTGATG GTAGATTTTTCTGAGTTCTCCCGCTTCtatgattttgttttcttcatgTGCCGTGAAAATGGTCAAAAGAGCATCA CTGTAAGCAAGGCAGTTACTGCATGGAGGTTAGTCTTGGCTGGGAGATTTCGACTGCTCAATCAATGGTGTGACTTTGTTGAG AAAAATCAACGACATAACATCTCTGAGGATACTTGGCAGCAAGTTTTAGCTTTCAGCCGGTGTGTACACGAAAATCTGGAAGGTTATGATCCTGAAG gTGCTTGGCCTGTTCTAATAGATGACTTTGTTGAGCATATGTACAG GGTTTCGGGAACTAATGATAACGCTAACTTCTTCTGTAACTGTGGTGATTTAGAATTCCAGTCTTCCGAACTCGATGACCCTCTTCCTG GATTGAAAGATTTTCCTGGTTTGAAGAGGAAATTACCTGAGGACCTTCAACAAGATGAAATGGAGCCCTCAACTACCCGCCACCCTCATTCAATAGACCTGGATCCTATTTTGAGTTTCAAGAGAATCAGGCTGACTTGTCACCAACCAGCAAACTGGGTGGATAATCCACCTGGGAATAATACCACAGATGATTGCATGGAAATTGTTAGACATAACAGTCCATTGTGTTGTTCCAAGTCTCCGTGTGCAGTTGAAGGTTGTTTGTCAAAAGGCTTTGCAGGGCTTTTCTCAACACGTGGCTATTTGCGGTTGAATCGAGAAAGGAGAGTTTCCTGA
- the LOC122307666 gene encoding uncharacterized protein LOC122307666, with protein MAPEILGRSCHFRILQVSSLLLLCLSHGFGSKVMETVEHGDSSTVQVEETVVKSREMIEVMDYPDPGANTNPKTGHLFSPPPRA; from the exons ATGGCACCAGAAATATTGGGTCGGTCATGTCATTTCAGGATCCTTCAAGTTTCATCTCTTCTGCTTCTGTGTTTATCTCATG GATTCGGAAGTAAAGTGATGGAGACCGTTGAGCATGGAGATTCCAGTACCGTTCAAGTAGAG GAAACTGTAGTAAAATCGAGGGAGATGATAGAAGTGATGGATTATCCAGATCCTGGGGCAAACACTAATCCGAAAACTGGGCACCTTTTCAGCCCTCCTCCACGAGCGTAA
- the LOC122307777 gene encoding probable calcium-binding protein CML46 yields MPFIQLNYRLFCFVRDLLFDSIPSWISSTQSHLTRFGSSLQCQDSQVLDVGKSKVWAEKKNSDFNLSQQHTCLSEKKDDSSLSRGDAAMVMQRLGIVCSPEGDKLQERLSSNELSGLFEEKEPSLEEVKEAFNVFDENRDGFIDGRELQRVLCILGLKEGEDLANCNKMISALDENGDGRIDFHEFIKFMENIE; encoded by the coding sequence ATGCCTTTCATCCAACTTAACTACcgcttgttttgttttgtccgtgATCTTTTATTTGATTCAATTCCCAGCTGGATAAGTAGCACCCAAAGTCATTTGACAAGATTTGGGTCCTCTCTCCAATGCCAAGATTCCCAAGTACTCGATGTCGGCAAATCAAAGGTTTGGGCTGAGAAGAAGAATTCAGATTTTAATCTGAGTCAGCAGCACACTTGCTTAAGCGAAAAGAAAGATGATAGCAGCTTGAGCAGAGGGGATGCGGCAATGGTCATGCAAAGATTGGGAATTGTGTGCAGCCCAGAAGGCGATAAACTTCAGGAGCGGCTCAGTTCTAATGAACTTTCAGGGCTTTTTGAGGAGAAGGAACCAAGTTTGGAGGAGGTGAAGGAAGCTTTTAATGTTTTTGACGAGAACAGGGATGGGTTCATTGATGGGAGGGAGCTGCAGAGAGTTCTCTGTATTTTGGGTTTGAAGGAAGGAGAGGATTTGGCCAACTGCAACAAAATGATCAGTGCATTGGATGAAAACGGTGATGGAAGAATAGATTTCCAcgaatttataaaattcatggagaatattgaatga
- the LOC122306768 gene encoding pentatricopeptide repeat-containing protein At5g39680, with protein sequence MPTTRPPTNPRALLSYVPFLFKPNRGSSSPFANPIKLLKKLADTKNLRLGKLVHAHLITSTQASKTQDVFHVNSLVNFYGKCGDISVARQLFDQMSGRNIVSWSALMAGYLHNGLALEVLVLFKKMFSVDNLRPNEYIFAIALASCSVSGRIEEGKQCHGYVLKSGLEFHQHVKNALIHMYSRCSDVEGAMWVLNTLPGYDVVSYNSVINGLVELGYLKEALEVTARMASECKAWDNVTYISLFGLSARLKDLNLGKQVHVQMLKSDLDCDVFVSSAIVDMYGKCGNILNARKVFDCLQDRNVVSWTALMAAYFQNGCFEEALNLFSVMEVEDFMPNEYTFAVLLNSSAGLSALRLGDLLHARIKKSGFKGHTIVENALIIMYSKSGNIKGANKVFSDMIFRDSVTWNAMISGYSHHGLGKEALDLFQDMLTSEVSPNYVTFIGVLSACAHLGLVQEGLYYLNHLMRKMGIKPGLEHYTCIVGLLSRAGLLDQAENFMRSTPVKWDVIAWRTLVNACHVHRNYGLGKRIAEYVMLLDPHDVGTYILLSNMYAKERRWDGVVKIRKLMRERNIKKEPGVSWLEIRNITHVFVSEDNEHPESSQIYEKVGELLAKIKPLGYVPNIAVVLHDVEDEQKENYLSYHSEKLAIAYGLMKTPSEASIRVIKNLRMCDDCHSAAKLISKVTNRVIIVRDANRFHHFQDGCCSCADYW encoded by the coding sequence ATGCCCACTACAAGACCGCCAACGAACCCTCGCGCGCTTCTCAGTTACGTTCCATTTCTATTCAAACCCAATCGTGGATCCTCCTCTCCTTTTGCTAATCCTATTAAGCTCTTGAAAAAACTAGCCGACACTAAAAACTTAAGACTAGGAAAATTAGTCCATGCCCACTTGATCACAAGCACTCAGGCCTCCAAAACCCAAGACGTATTTCACGTCAACTCACTCGTTAATTTCTACGGAAAATGTGGTGATATATCTGTTGCCCGACAACTGTTTGATCAAATGAGTGGACGAAACATAGTTTCATGGAGTGCACTGATGGCGGGGTACTTACACAATGGCTTGGCTTTGGAAGTTCTTGTGCTGTTTAAGAAGATGTTTTCTGTGGACAATTTGCGTCCCAATGAATACATATTTGCTATTGCTCTAGCCTCTTGTTCTGTTAGTGGGAGGATTGAAGAGGGCAAGCAATGTCATGGCTACGTGCTGAAGTCTGGATTGGAATTTCACCAGCATGTGAAGAATGCACTCATTCACATGTATTCGAGGTGCTCAGATGTGGAAGGTGCAATGTGGGTTTTGAATACATTGCCTGGGTATGATGTCGTTTCTTACAATTCAGTCATTAATGGACTTGTAGAACTTGGGTATCTGAAGGAAGCTTTAGAAGTTACGGCTAGGATGGCAAGTGAATGTAAGGCCTGGGACAATGTTACTTATATTTCACTTTTTGGCCTTAGTGCTCGTCTCAAAGATTTGAATTTAGGTaagcaagttcatgttcagATGTTGAAGAGTGATCTTGATTGTGATGTCTTTGTTAGCAGCGCAATTGTTGATATGTATGGGAAGTGTGGTAACATTCTGAATGCAAGGAAAGTTTTTGACTGTTTGCAAGATCGGAATGTGGTCTCTTGGACAGCACTCATGGCTGCTTATTTCCAAAATGGCTGCTTTGAGGAAGCACTCAATCTATTTTCAGTAATGGAAGTTGAAGATTTTATGCCAAATGAATATACTTTTGCTGTTTTGCTGAACTCCAGTGCTGGTTTATCTGCACTTAGACTTGGAGATCTGTTGCATGCACGTATCAAGAAATCAGGTTTCAAGGGCCATACTATTGTCGAGAATGCTTTGATTATTATGTATTCAAAGAGTGGCAACATCAAAGGAGCAAATAAAGTGTTCTCAGATATGATTTTTCGGGACTCTGTTACCTGGAATGCAATGATATCTGGTTATTCCCACCATGGGCTTGGTAAAGAAGCTCTAGATTTGTTTCAAGACATGTTGACTTCAGAAGTGAGTCCTAACTATGTAACTTTTATTGGGGTTCTATCTGCCTGTGCTCATTTGGGTCTGGTGCAAGAAGGATTATACTATTTGAATCACCTAATGAGAAAAATGGGCATCAAACCTGGACTGGAGCACTATACCTGTATTGTCGGTCTTCTGAGCAGAGCTGGACTACTTGATCAAGCCGAGAATTTTATGAGATCCACACCAGTAAAATGGGATGTCATTGCATGGCGCACTTTAGTTAATGCTTGTCATGTCCATAGAAATTATGGTTTAGGGAAGCGAATTGCAGAATATGTCATGCTGTTGGACCCTCATGATGTGGGAACATATATATTGCTATCAAATATGTATGCCAAGGAAAGGAGATGGGATGGGGTTGTGAAGATTCGGAAattgatgagagaaagaaacatCAAGAAAGAACCAGGAGTGAGCTGGTTAGAGATAAGGAACATTACCCATGTCTTTGTTTCAGAAGACAACGAACACCCAGAGTCTAGTCAGATATATGAAAAGGTGGGGGAATTGCTGGCCAAGATTAAACCATTAGGGTATGTGCCAAATATTGCTGTGGTACTGCATGATGTGGAGGATGAACAGAAAGAAAATTATCTCAGTTATCACAGTGAGAAGCTGGCCATAGCATATGGCCTCATGAAAACACCTTCAGAAGCATCGATACGTGTAATTAAGAACCTTAGAATGTGTGATGATTGCCATAGTGCTGCCAAACTAATTTCAAAGGTCACAAACAGGGTGATAATAGTTAGAGATGCCAACCGCTTTCATCATTTTCAAGATGGTTGCTGTTCTTGTGCAGATTACTGGTga